In Flavivirga abyssicola, the following are encoded in one genomic region:
- a CDS encoding GMC oxidoreductase, translating to MSKTFSSSPNFANGYPTPGPQTPTPQKVMDHIYFLSETEWKNTREQDTFDYIVIGSGFCSLAFAERILNKEPFSKILILERGPFFLPEHFQNLPLPYQHTLGGLSETFPWTLSSKTANQPPGNIQFQHGMVPFFGGRSIMWSAWCPRPTEKEMAYWPQETIDAARSHFESAEKLLNVIPADQIDDDLEPEVLTHIAEQRPVYGIMQKAMQDMLASNLDKIPSATRSMAAPLAAGSGIQEGLDFAKFSTPSVLLDLANKQANLSSKNLGSPLKIAGDCIVNKIYQQDGVATALDTSRGVVNIGDAKLILAMGTLPPTTLIMNSFPQVKKAGDRFTAHFITSVVARVPRKDYDFANQLNELELGAIYMAGANKESGMQYHVQLSILSDKNPMKNAEKAARYMPDVVATASMAQLQSSKDHLVFVCAVLGEIDFRNPENYFKLNGQINPTTNVDLQAIASKTDLQTWDTMDEGTFQMLEKALSPKGPQNVEYWHGEPDKGTWEKDHPPIAQRRVGGLVHEGSTLWIGKDDEGVVGLDYRPNGVENVYVTGGALWPASGSWNPTMTMVALTQDLADNFLK from the coding sequence ATGAGTAAAACCTTTTCTTCGAGTCCGAATTTTGCAAATGGTTATCCAACACCAGGCCCGCAAACACCTACACCTCAAAAAGTGATGGATCACATCTATTTTCTTTCTGAAACAGAATGGAAAAACACAAGAGAGCAGGATACGTTTGATTACATTGTTATTGGTAGTGGTTTTTGCTCATTAGCTTTTGCTGAAAGAATATTGAATAAGGAGCCTTTTTCTAAAATACTAATTCTGGAAAGAGGACCTTTTTTCTTACCGGAACATTTTCAAAATCTACCGCTGCCTTATCAGCATACCTTGGGAGGGCTTTCAGAAACATTTCCATGGACACTATCTTCTAAAACCGCTAATCAACCTCCAGGAAATATCCAATTCCAACACGGTATGGTTCCTTTTTTTGGAGGACGCAGTATTATGTGGAGCGCATGGTGTCCAAGACCAACTGAAAAAGAAATGGCTTATTGGCCACAAGAGACTATTGATGCTGCCCGTTCGCATTTTGAATCGGCAGAAAAATTATTAAATGTTATACCAGCAGATCAAATTGATGATGATCTAGAGCCAGAAGTATTAACCCATATAGCAGAACAACGACCAGTTTATGGTATCATGCAAAAAGCTATGCAAGATATGTTAGCTTCAAACTTAGACAAAATCCCCTCAGCAACACGAAGTATGGCTGCTCCATTAGCAGCAGGTTCAGGGATTCAAGAAGGTTTAGATTTTGCTAAATTTTCCACCCCATCTGTGTTGTTGGATTTAGCAAATAAACAGGCTAATTTAAGTTCAAAAAATTTAGGTAGCCCTCTAAAAATTGCTGGTGATTGTATTGTAAATAAAATCTATCAACAGGACGGGGTCGCAACAGCACTAGATACCTCTCGGGGTGTTGTAAATATTGGTGATGCTAAATTAATTTTAGCTATGGGTACTTTACCTCCAACAACATTGATTATGAATTCATTCCCTCAGGTAAAAAAGGCTGGCGATCGGTTTACAGCACATTTTATTACATCTGTTGTTGCTCGTGTTCCTCGAAAAGATTATGACTTCGCAAATCAATTAAATGAACTGGAATTAGGTGCCATATATATGGCAGGAGCAAATAAAGAAAGTGGTATGCAATACCATGTTCAGCTTTCTATTTTATCAGATAAAAACCCGATGAAAAATGCCGAAAAAGCAGCGCGTTATATGCCCGATGTTGTAGCCACAGCATCCATGGCACAGCTTCAAAGCTCAAAAGATCATTTAGTATTTGTCTGCGCCGTTTTGGGAGAAATTGATTTTAGGAATCCTGAAAATTACTTTAAACTGAATGGCCAAATAAATCCTACCACAAATGTGGATTTACAGGCAATTGCAAGTAAAACCGATTTACAAACATGGGACACGATGGATGAAGGGACTTTTCAAATGTTAGAAAAAGCATTATCTCCTAAAGGACCTCAAAATGTTGAATATTGGCATGGTGAACCCGATAAAGGTACTTGGGAAAAAGATCATCCGCCAATTGCTCAAAGAAGAGTTGGAGGCTTAGTACACGAAGGCTCAACGCTTTGGATAGGAAAAGATGACGAAGGCGTTGTTGGTTTAGATTATAGACCAAACGGTGTTGAAAATGTATATGTTACCGGAGGTGCGCTGTGGCCTGCAAGTGGTTCTTGGAACCCAACTATGACTATGGTAGCATTAACTCAAGATTTGGCCGATAATTTTCTAAAATAA
- a CDS encoding sulfite exporter TauE/SafE family protein, with protein MLISAFVLGLLGSFHCLGMCGPIAFMLPLDRTNAYKKVSQITVYHVGRLLAYSIIGLVFGLIGKSLYIFGFQQQLSIITGVLMILIVLIPQKIFNKYNVSKPIYKLISKVKSALGTALKKKTADTFLTIGFLNGFLPCGLVYMALFGAIAGGDTFKGSLYMAVFGLGTIPLMTTAIYFSNFLKGTARQKIQKAIPVFVIFIGLLFIIRGLGLGIPYVSPAPVIDNVSSAIECH; from the coding sequence ATGCTAATTTCTGCATTTGTATTAGGACTTTTAGGAAGTTTTCACTGTCTGGGGATGTGTGGCCCAATTGCTTTTATGCTTCCTTTAGACCGAACAAATGCTTACAAAAAAGTATCTCAAATTACCGTTTATCATGTCGGCAGACTACTAGCGTACAGCATAATTGGATTAGTCTTTGGACTTATTGGAAAGAGTCTGTATATATTTGGTTTCCAACAACAACTCTCCATCATAACTGGTGTTTTAATGATATTGATTGTCTTGATTCCACAAAAAATATTTAATAAATACAATGTTTCAAAACCGATTTACAAACTAATATCTAAAGTAAAATCTGCTTTGGGGACTGCTTTAAAAAAGAAAACGGCAGATACCTTTTTAACCATTGGTTTCTTAAATGGTTTTTTACCTTGCGGACTAGTTTATATGGCATTATTTGGAGCTATTGCTGGAGGAGATACATTTAAAGGTAGTCTATATATGGCTGTTTTTGGCTTAGGTACAATCCCCCTAATGACTACTGCTATTTATTTTAGTAACTTTTTAAAAGGAACTGCTAGACAAAAAATACAAAAAGCAATTCCTGTTTTTGTTATTTTTATAGGATTACTTTTTATCATTCGAGGCTTAGGCCTTGGTATACCATATGTGTCACCAGCTCCCGTTATAGATAATGTTTCTAGTGCCATTGAATGCCATTAA
- a CDS encoding FixH family protein: protein MKINWGTGIVIAFIGFISFIMYFIITMNVNDAYDHDLVTEDYYAEELEYQKDIDKLKNAKHLNENITYKKSVEGLIIDFPNNIDFKKITGNVFLYRPSNKHLDFETAISLSKPTLLIPDNRLVDGRWNIKIDWQYNGKSYLFKESINY, encoded by the coding sequence ATGAAAATAAACTGGGGCACAGGAATAGTTATAGCATTCATAGGTTTTATAAGCTTTATTATGTACTTCATTATTACAATGAATGTGAACGATGCTTACGACCATGATTTAGTGACAGAGGATTATTATGCTGAAGAATTAGAATACCAAAAAGACATTGATAAATTAAAAAATGCCAAACATTTAAACGAAAATATTACATATAAAAAATCAGTTGAAGGCCTTATAATTGATTTCCCTAATAATATTGATTTTAAAAAAATTACTGGAAATGTGTTCCTATATAGACCATCTAACAAACACTTAGATTTTGAAACTGCTATTTCATTATCTAAACCCACTTTGCTCATACCTGACAATCGTTTGGTAGATGGTCGCTGGAACATTAAAATAGATTGGCAATATAACGGAAAATCTTATTTATTTAAAGAATCTATTAATTATTAA
- a CDS encoding N-acetyltransferase, whose amino-acid sequence MKQLININSDNISEEHICCAISDKKCIDSYQAKKDWLTKEFNNGYVFRRIDERAKVFIEYGPAENAWIPIKADNYININCFWVSGKYKQNGYGKALLKTAIEDAKNQGKDGLVTVVGTKKFHFMSDTKWFLNQGFEEVERISSGFSLLAKKLDQKAADPIFNKSVKSGECSEKNGVVVYYSNRCPFAEFHSKNSLVETTKNRNLPLKLIKLESLEEAQNAPSPATIFSLFYNGKFITTDISVCMDSRYDKVMEKALKLN is encoded by the coding sequence ATGAAACAGTTAATCAATATAAATTCGGATAATATTTCAGAAGAACACATTTGCTGTGCCATATCCGATAAGAAATGTATTGACAGCTATCAAGCTAAAAAAGATTGGTTAACTAAAGAGTTTAATAACGGATATGTTTTTCGTAGAATTGATGAAAGAGCAAAAGTATTTATAGAATATGGACCAGCAGAAAATGCATGGATTCCTATTAAAGCTGATAACTATATAAACATTAATTGCTTTTGGGTGTCCGGAAAATATAAGCAAAATGGCTATGGGAAAGCATTATTGAAAACCGCTATTGAAGATGCAAAGAATCAAGGTAAAGATGGTTTAGTAACCGTTGTTGGAACTAAAAAGTTTCACTTTATGAGTGACACAAAATGGTTTCTTAATCAAGGTTTTGAAGAGGTGGAAAGAATTTCAAGTGGTTTTAGCCTTTTGGCAAAAAAATTAGACCAAAAAGCAGCTGATCCTATTTTTAATAAGTCTGTTAAAAGCGGAGAATGTTCTGAAAAAAATGGCGTTGTTGTTTATTATTCAAATCGATGTCCTTTTGCTGAGTTTCATTCAAAAAATTCTTTAGTAGAAACGACAAAAAATAGAAATTTACCACTTAAACTAATTAAGTTAGAGTCTTTAGAAGAGGCACAAAATGCGCCAAGTCCAGCGACAATTTTTAGTCTGTTTTATAATGGTAAATTCATAACTACAGACATTAGTGTTTGTATGGATTCAAGATATGATAAAGTAATGGAAAAAGCTTTAAAACTAAATTAA
- the ccoG gene encoding cytochrome c oxidase accessory protein CcoG has translation METPDNEIFRDSIGTVTEEGKRAWVFPKKPNGKFYKYRKWVSYGLLAFLLLSPFIKINGNQFLMFNVLERRFNIFGFPFWPQDFHLFVVSMIIGVIFITLFTVAFGRIFCGWICPQTIFMEMVFRRIEYWIEGDRGKQIRLSKQPWNAEKIRKKGLKLFIFLIISFIIANVFLAYLIGSDKLIQYITDGPFSHVSTLISLIIFTAVFYFVFAWFREQVCIIACPYGRLQGALLDTKSIVVAYDHKRGEAKNGRKKFRKNEDRQALGHGDCIDCFQCVNVCPTGIDIRNGTQLECVNCTACIDECDHIMESINLPKGLIRYASEENIEKKTPFKLTARMKGYIAVLSIMIGLLIGMLFLRNDVEANVLRLPGQLYEHKENNIISNVFTYKLVNKTTKDIDNVSFKLMSHKGELKLVATHDSFVVPSQGIAEGTLFIEINNATLTGDRNKIKIGVYADDKLIETTTANFLGPRSYK, from the coding sequence GTGGAAACCCCAGATAATGAAATATTCAGAGATTCAATAGGTACGGTTACCGAAGAAGGTAAACGTGCTTGGGTATTTCCAAAAAAACCCAACGGAAAATTTTACAAATACCGTAAATGGGTAAGTTATGGGTTACTTGCTTTTTTATTACTATCTCCTTTTATAAAAATAAATGGGAACCAGTTTTTAATGTTCAATGTATTGGAACGTCGTTTTAATATTTTTGGATTCCCGTTTTGGCCACAAGATTTTCATTTGTTTGTAGTCTCAATGATTATCGGTGTTATTTTCATCACACTCTTTACCGTGGCTTTTGGTCGTATATTCTGCGGATGGATTTGTCCACAAACCATTTTCATGGAAATGGTTTTTCGTAGAATTGAATATTGGATTGAGGGCGATAGAGGAAAACAAATTCGTTTGTCCAAACAACCTTGGAATGCAGAAAAAATCAGAAAAAAGGGATTAAAATTATTTATATTTCTTATCATCTCTTTCATTATTGCTAATGTGTTTTTAGCCTATTTAATTGGAAGCGATAAACTTATTCAATATATAACCGATGGCCCTTTTAGTCATGTAAGTACGCTTATTTCATTAATCATTTTTACGGCAGTATTTTATTTTGTTTTTGCTTGGTTCAGAGAACAAGTGTGTATTATAGCTTGCCCTTACGGAAGATTGCAAGGTGCGCTTTTAGATACAAAATCTATTGTTGTTGCATACGATCACAAACGTGGCGAAGCTAAAAATGGTAGAAAGAAATTCAGAAAAAATGAAGACAGACAGGCTTTAGGACATGGTGATTGTATTGATTGTTTTCAATGTGTTAATGTATGCCCTACGGGAATTGATATTAGAAATGGAACACAACTGGAATGTGTAAACTGTACCGCCTGTATTGACGAATGCGACCATATTATGGAAAGTATTAACCTACCAAAAGGGTTAATTAGATATGCCAGTGAAGAAAACATAGAAAAAAAGACACCATTTAAATTAACAGCCAGAATGAAAGGCTACATAGCTGTTCTTTCCATAATGATTGGATTGCTAATTGGTATGCTTTTTTTAAGAAATGATGTTGAAGCCAATGTTTTAAGGTTACCTGGACAGTTATACGAACATAAAGAGAATAATATTATAAGTAACGTTTTCACCTATAAGTTAGTTAATAAGACGACTAAAGATATTGATAATGTAAGCTTCAAACTAATGTCCCATAAAGGAGAATTGAAACTAGTAGCAACACATGATAGCTTTGTTGTTCCAAGTCAAGGTATTGCAGAAGGCACTTTATTTATAGAAATTAATAACGCGACTTTAACAGGTGATAGAAACAAAATAAAGATAGGCGTATATGCAGATGATAAACTCATTGAGACGACAACAGCCAATTTTTTAGGGCCAAGAAGTTATAAGTAA
- a CDS encoding cbb3-type cytochrome c oxidase N-terminal domain-containing protein: MKKLIPSWIRVPVVFFIIFGAVEFFIDSGDKPAFIEYPTVSLFLLLVLLILIAIEAIVGALENVMLHRLDEEAKARFLEEKEKQYQFTWLKNIYAKLLGQKPLEEEGEIILDHNYDGIKELDNNLPPWWLYGFYISIVFAAVYLLKYHVFNGDTQIDELETELAEARTAIEAYKKTAKDLVDINTVTVLTEAADLKAGKDIFETTCVACHMADGGGGIGPNLTDPNWILGGGIKNVFRTVSEGGRSGKGMIAWKQQLKPLQIAQVASYVLTLQGTTPANPKAPEGDVWVDDNIEVSTETTQEIITNTN, translated from the coding sequence ATGAAAAAATTAATCCCATCTTGGATACGAGTTCCTGTAGTATTCTTTATTATTTTCGGAGCTGTTGAGTTCTTTATAGATTCAGGAGATAAGCCTGCATTTATAGAATACCCTACCGTTTCATTATTCTTATTGCTAGTACTTCTTATCTTAATCGCTATTGAAGCCATAGTTGGAGCTTTAGAAAATGTGATGCTTCATAGGTTAGATGAAGAGGCCAAAGCAAGGTTTTTAGAAGAAAAAGAAAAGCAATATCAATTTACTTGGTTAAAAAACATATATGCAAAACTTCTTGGGCAAAAACCGCTTGAAGAAGAAGGTGAAATTATTTTGGACCACAATTACGACGGTATCAAAGAGTTGGATAATAATCTTCCGCCATGGTGGCTATATGGTTTTTATATCTCTATAGTGTTTGCTGCTGTTTATCTATTGAAATATCACGTTTTTAATGGAGACACTCAAATTGATGAATTAGAAACAGAATTAGCTGAAGCAAGAACTGCCATTGAAGCTTATAAAAAAACTGCGAAAGATTTAGTAGATATAAATACTGTTACTGTTCTTACTGAGGCTGCCGATTTAAAAGCTGGTAAAGACATTTTTGAAACCACCTGTGTTGCCTGTCATATGGCAGATGGTGGTGGTGGTATTGGTCCAAATTTAACAGACCCAAACTGGATTTTAGGCGGTGGTATTAAAAATGTTTTTAGAACCGTTTCCGAAGGTGGACGTTCTGGTAAAGGTATGATTGCATGGAAACAACAACTAAAACCTTTACAAATTGCACAAGTAGCAAGTTATGTTTTAACATTACAAGGTACTACACCTGCTAATCCTAAAGCACCAGAAGGTGATGTATGGGTGGATGACAATATAGAAGTATCAACGGAAACAACTCAGGAGATTATAACAAACACAAACTAA
- a CDS encoding CcoQ/FixQ family Cbb3-type cytochrome c oxidase assembly chaperone yields the protein MLKFVKNHMESITGIEIYPMISLLIFFIFFVALFWWVITAKKDYIKTVSNIPLDNQNDDIS from the coding sequence ATGTTAAAATTTGTAAAAAACCATATGGAGAGTATTACAGGCATCGAGATTTATCCGATGATTTCTTTACTCATCTTTTTCATCTTTTTCGTAGCCCTTTTTTGGTGGGTCATTACCGCTAAAAAAGACTATATAAAAACCGTAAGCAATATTCCATTAGACAACCAAAACGACGATATATCATGA
- the ccoN gene encoding cytochrome-c oxidase, cbb3-type subunit I, with the protein MKMQQFHYDNKIVKNFIYATMLWGVVGMLVGLLLAFMFLFPNLTDGISWLSFGRLRPLHTNAVIFAFVGNAIFAGVYYSTQRLLKARMFNDTLSKINFWGWQLIIVGAAITLPLGYTTSKEYAELEWPFDIAIALVWVVFGWNLIGTILKRRQRHLYVAIWFYIATFVTVAVLHIFNSLELPVSALKSYSVYAGVQDALVQWWYGHNAVAFFLTTPFLGLMYYFIPKAANRPVYSYRLSIVHFWSLIFIYIWAGPHHLLYTALPEWAQNLGVAFSVMLLMPSWGGMINGLLTLRGAWDKVRTDPVLKFMVIAITGYGMATFEGPTLSLKNVNAIAHFTDWIIAHVHVGALAWNGFLTFGMIYWLVPRLFKTKLFSVGLANLHFWIGTLGIIMYALPLYVAGFTQASMWKQFNPDGTLVYGNFLETVTEIMPMYWMRAIGGTLFLTGMLIMVYNVIVTIKQGSKVENELAEAPALERVTKRRTASEGWHTWLERRPVQLTLLATVAILIGGIIQIVPTIMVKSNIPTIASVKPYTPLELEGRDIYIREGCVGCHSQMIRPFRSEVERYGEYSKAGEFVYDHPFLWGSKRTGPDLHRLGGKYSDNWHFNHMYDPQSTSSGSIMPRYPWLITGSSSKLDKSMTEAKMEAMVSLGVPYTEEDIANAQKDMLAQGAQIEQNLYTDPDFAKTYEADKKYASDNGEDFIEMKNREIVALIAYLQRLGTDIKVETAQQ; encoded by the coding sequence ATGAAAATGCAACAATTTCATTACGATAATAAAATCGTTAAAAACTTCATTTATGCTACCATGCTTTGGGGTGTTGTGGGTATGCTAGTAGGTTTGCTACTGGCGTTTATGTTTTTATTCCCTAATCTTACAGATGGGATTTCGTGGCTTAGTTTTGGTCGTTTAAGACCTTTACATACCAATGCCGTAATTTTTGCTTTTGTTGGTAATGCCATTTTTGCTGGGGTGTATTACTCTACACAACGTCTGTTAAAAGCCAGAATGTTTAATGACACCTTAAGTAAAATCAACTTTTGGGGTTGGCAACTTATTATTGTAGGCGCAGCAATCACATTGCCTTTAGGTTATACCACATCTAAAGAATATGCCGAATTAGAATGGCCTTTTGATATTGCCATTGCACTTGTTTGGGTTGTTTTTGGATGGAATTTAATTGGTACGATTCTAAAAAGAAGACAACGCCACTTATATGTTGCTATCTGGTTTTATATCGCAACTTTTGTAACCGTTGCTGTACTTCATATTTTTAACAGTTTAGAATTACCTGTTAGTGCTTTAAAAAGTTACTCCGTTTATGCAGGAGTGCAAGATGCCTTGGTACAATGGTGGTACGGACATAATGCTGTGGCATTCTTTTTAACTACGCCCTTTTTAGGACTCATGTATTATTTTATACCTAAAGCCGCTAACCGACCTGTATACTCATATAGATTATCCATTGTTCACTTCTGGTCGTTAATCTTTATATACATCTGGGCTGGACCTCATCACCTTTTATATACAGCCTTACCAGAATGGGCACAAAACTTAGGTGTGGCATTTTCAGTCATGTTATTAATGCCATCTTGGGGTGGTATGATAAATGGCCTTTTAACCTTAAGAGGTGCCTGGGACAAGGTACGTACAGACCCAGTTTTAAAATTTATGGTAATAGCCATTACAGGTTATGGTATGGCAACCTTTGAAGGCCCTACCCTATCACTTAAAAACGTTAATGCGATTGCACACTTTACAGATTGGATTATTGCGCACGTACACGTAGGAGCTCTAGCATGGAACGGTTTCTTAACCTTTGGTATGATATATTGGTTAGTACCCAGACTTTTTAAAACAAAACTATTCTCAGTCGGATTAGCCAACCTACATTTTTGGATTGGTACACTAGGTATCATCATGTATGCTTTACCACTATATGTTGCTGGATTTACACAAGCAAGTATGTGGAAACAATTCAATCCAGACGGTACGTTAGTTTATGGTAACTTCTTAGAAACCGTAACAGAAATCATGCCTATGTATTGGATGCGTGCTATTGGAGGAACACTATTCCTTACAGGTATGTTAATTATGGTTTACAATGTTATTGTAACCATTAAGCAAGGCAGCAAAGTTGAAAACGAATTAGCCGAAGCTCCAGCTTTGGAACGTGTTACTAAAAGACGTACTGCTAGTGAAGGGTGGCACACTTGGTTAGAGCGTAGACCAGTACAATTAACCCTTTTAGCGACTGTTGCTATTTTAATTGGTGGTATTATTCAAATTGTACCAACCATTATGGTAAAATCCAATATTCCAACCATAGCCAGTGTAAAACCTTATACACCTTTAGAATTAGAAGGACGAGATATTTATATCCGTGAAGGCTGTGTGGGTTGTCATTCACAAATGATTCGACCTTTTAGAAGTGAAGTAGAACGCTATGGAGAATACTCTAAAGCAGGAGAATTTGTTTACGACCATCCTTTCCTTTGGGGAAGTAAACGTACTGGGCCAGACTTACACAGGTTAGGTGGTAAATATTCAGATAATTGGCACTTTAACCACATGTACGATCCTCAAAGTACATCATCTGGATCCATCATGCCACGTTACCCTTGGTTAATAACTGGTAGTAGTAGTAAATTGGATAAATCCATGACAGAAGCTAAAATGGAAGCTATGGTATCATTAGGAGTTCCTTATACAGAAGAAGACATTGCCAATGCTCAGAAAGATATGCTTGCACAAGGTGCGCAAATAGAACAAAACCTCTATACAGATCCTGATTTCGCTAAAACGTACGAAGCCGATAAGAAATATGCTTCCGATAATGGCGAAGACTTTATAGAAATGAAAAATAGAGAAATTGTAGCTCTTATAGCCTATTTACAACGTTTAGGAACCGATATTAAAGTAGAAACAGCACAACAATAA
- the ccoS gene encoding cbb3-type cytochrome oxidase assembly protein CcoS, translating into MSVIYILLAISIIVAVGFFIAFIVAVKKGQYDDSYTPSVRMLFEDELVKENSNKKILTKKINK; encoded by the coding sequence ATGAGTGTTATTTATATTTTATTAGCTATAAGCATTATTGTAGCTGTAGGTTTCTTTATAGCCTTTATTGTAGCTGTAAAAAAAGGACAGTATGATGATAGTTATACACCTTCTGTAAGAATGCTATTTGAAGACGAACTCGTTAAAGAAAATTCCAATAAAAAAATACTAACCAAAAAGATTAACAAATAG